Proteins encoded together in one Streptomyces umbrinus window:
- a CDS encoding pyridoxamine 5'-phosphate oxidase family protein — MQITGIVRRQAAERRRDTLERLVAERDVWVSTAHPDHGPHQVPLWFLWDGRAVWMCTSATSATARNVREEPRVRLALPDTFDVVLLQGEAECFLDQDVPGDAAEAFATKFGWDPRAEEGPFLYVRVVPKSVRAWRGEPELRGRVIMRDGTWLE, encoded by the coding sequence ATGCAGATCACGGGGATTGTTCGCCGTCAGGCGGCGGAGCGTAGGCGCGACACTCTGGAACGGCTCGTTGCCGAGCGGGATGTATGGGTGTCGACAGCACATCCTGATCACGGGCCGCACCAGGTGCCGTTGTGGTTCTTGTGGGATGGGCGAGCGGTGTGGATGTGCACCAGTGCTACTTCCGCAACTGCGCGGAACGTCCGCGAGGAGCCGCGCGTGCGCCTGGCGCTGCCGGACACCTTCGATGTGGTGCTTCTCCAGGGCGAGGCGGAGTGTTTCCTGGACCAGGATGTACCCGGAGACGCTGCGGAGGCGTTCGCCACCAAGTTCGGGTGGGACCCTCGCGCGGAGGAGGGTCCCTTCTTGTATGTGCGCGTGGTGCCGAAGAGTGTGCGCGCTTGGCGCGGCGAGCCGGAACTACGCGGCCGAGTCATCATGCGCGACGGGACATGGCTGGAATAG
- a CDS encoding transposase encodes MEAFLHTRINNAKSEGIKRVIKFVGRAAYGFRNPTNQRPEHAASPPAEPRTPPHRITSKTPSTDPIDLIGPLTSINAHAGSWTWEHGTQHGDAPDEAAGTRRSVSRRPSPTPLSRRSWRLSSSGGACRSRSAR; translated from the coding sequence ATCGAAGCCTTCCTCCACACCCGCATCAACAACGCCAAAAGCGAAGGGATCAAACGCGTGATCAAGTTCGTCGGCCGCGCCGCCTATGGCTTCCGCAACCCGACCAACCAACGCCCCGAGCACGCTGCGTCACCACCCGCCGAGCCCCGGACACCTCCGCACCGCATAACTTCGAAGACCCCGTCTACTGACCCGATCGACCTCATCGGGCCTCTGACCTCCATAAATGCCCATGCTGGATCTTGGACTTGGGAACATGGCACGCAGCATGGAGACGCTCCCGATGAAGCGGCGGGGACGAGACGGAGCGTCAGCCGCCGCCCGTCCCCGACCCCGCTCAGCCGCCGTTCATGGCGTCTATCAAGCTCTGGGGGCGCATGTCGGTCCAGGTCTGCTCGATGA
- a CDS encoding M15 family metallopeptidase — protein MNRTPPSARTTPRRFRRLAVVGLVVVIAAITAALGCLVSQSSSSSSAASPANTLRIDHRGALGEADGAVPDGVTVFDDEIPAVAKLDPDLLKALRQAAKDAADNGVELYVNSGWRSPAYQNELFREAVSKYGSEDEAARWVATATTSPHVSGDAVDLGHSDATMWLAKHGAEYGLCQIYRNEPWHYELRTNAIDRGCPRMYADPTQDPRMQQ, from the coding sequence ATGAATCGAACTCCACCATCAGCACGAACAACGCCCCGTCGTTTTCGCCGGCTCGCTGTCGTTGGCCTGGTAGTTGTCATAGCAGCGATCACCGCAGCCCTCGGCTGCCTGGTGTCGCAGTCATCCTCTTCCTCATCGGCCGCATCACCCGCGAATACTCTTCGCATTGACCACCGTGGCGCGCTGGGCGAGGCAGATGGCGCCGTCCCCGACGGTGTGACGGTCTTCGATGACGAGATTCCGGCTGTGGCCAAGCTCGACCCAGACCTGCTCAAGGCCCTCCGTCAGGCTGCAAAGGATGCCGCGGACAACGGAGTCGAGTTATACGTGAACAGCGGTTGGCGTTCCCCGGCGTACCAAAATGAGCTTTTTCGCGAGGCGGTCTCCAAGTACGGATCTGAAGACGAAGCCGCCCGATGGGTGGCTACTGCAACGACGTCTCCCCACGTGTCGGGGGACGCGGTCGACCTCGGGCACTCCGATGCGACGATGTGGCTGGCGAAACATGGCGCCGAGTACGGGCTGTGCCAGATCTACAGGAACGAACCCTGGCACTACGAACTCCGCACCAATGCGATCGATCGTGGTTGCCCGCGTATGTATGCCGACCCGACCCAGGACCCGAGAATGCAGCAGTGA
- a CDS encoding helix-turn-helix domain-containing protein yields the protein MRTPLTPRERQRGERFGALLRQARGARSMVEVAAAAGVSAETVRKIETGRSPSSAYFTAAALAAALGVPLGELATSCLPDGEMR from the coding sequence GTGAGAACTCCTTTGACTCCGCGGGAACGGCAGCGCGGCGAACGCTTCGGCGCGCTGCTGCGCCAGGCACGCGGGGCTCGCAGCATGGTGGAAGTGGCCGCGGCGGCAGGGGTGTCGGCGGAGACGGTGCGCAAGATCGAGACGGGGCGATCACCCTCCTCGGCCTACTTCACCGCCGCGGCACTGGCCGCCGCGCTGGGGGTACCCCTGGGCGAACTGGCCACTTCGTGCTTGCCGGACGGTGAAATGCGGTGA
- a CDS encoding MFS transporter — translation MPSGLVALALGGFGIGLTEFLIAGLLPQVASSFAVSEAAVGWLISGYALSVAIGAIALTAATARLPRKAVLVGLVALFVVGNLLSALAPSYPVMLLGRIVAALCHGSFFGIGSLVARSLVAPEKKSRAVAVMFGGLTLANVLGVPFGALVGERWGWRAAFWAVTAIGVLALAGIAALVPDGAGETPPTTVMGRSDSTPADGLRAQFRAFRSWQVWLTLTATALSYGGMFGAFSYIAYTFTEVGGFSSSDVAWLLMVYGVGLVVGNLVGGRAADRDRDRALVLALLGLAVTLTVFGLLAGSATASVILVFLMGLFGFASVPGMITRVTDFAHGAALAASANVSASNIGNALGAWLGGLAITAGLGYTAPLYVGAGIVLISVVVMAVAARQAESPARQTEHYA, via the coding sequence ATGCCGAGTGGGCTTGTGGCGCTGGCGCTCGGTGGGTTCGGCATTGGGCTGACCGAGTTTCTGATCGCAGGGCTGCTGCCGCAGGTGGCGTCGAGTTTCGCGGTGTCCGAGGCGGCGGTGGGGTGGCTGATCTCCGGGTACGCGTTGAGCGTGGCGATCGGTGCGATCGCGCTGACCGCCGCGACGGCGCGGCTACCCCGCAAGGCGGTTCTGGTCGGCCTGGTGGCGTTGTTCGTCGTCGGCAACCTGTTGTCCGCGCTCGCACCGAGCTATCCGGTGATGTTGCTCGGGCGGATCGTCGCGGCGTTGTGCCACGGGTCGTTCTTCGGTATCGGCTCGCTGGTCGCTCGCAGTCTGGTCGCGCCGGAGAAGAAGTCCCGCGCGGTGGCGGTCATGTTCGGGGGGCTGACGCTCGCGAACGTGCTGGGTGTGCCGTTCGGCGCGCTGGTGGGTGAACGCTGGGGCTGGAGAGCGGCCTTCTGGGCGGTCACCGCGATCGGCGTGCTCGCGCTGGCGGGAATCGCCGCCCTTGTCCCCGACGGGGCGGGAGAGACGCCGCCAACGACAGTAATGGGCCGCTCCGACTCGACACCTGCCGACGGCTTGCGCGCGCAGTTCCGCGCGTTCCGCTCCTGGCAGGTCTGGCTGACCCTGACCGCCACCGCGCTCAGCTACGGCGGGATGTTCGGTGCGTTCAGCTACATCGCCTACACGTTCACCGAAGTCGGCGGCTTCTCCTCCTCGGATGTCGCCTGGCTGTTGATGGTGTACGGCGTCGGTCTGGTCGTCGGAAACCTGGTCGGCGGGCGAGCGGCCGACCGCGACCGTGACCGAGCCCTGGTCCTTGCCCTGCTCGGGCTGGCCGTCACCCTGACCGTGTTCGGTCTGCTGGCCGGCAGCGCCACCGCGTCGGTGATACTCGTGTTCCTGATGGGGCTGTTCGGATTCGCCAGCGTGCCCGGCATGATCACTCGCGTCACCGACTTCGCCCACGGGGCGGCGCTGGCCGCCAGTGCCAATGTGTCCGCGTCCAACATCGGCAACGCGCTCGGCGCCTGGCTCGGAGGCCTGGCCATCACCGCGGGTCTCGGATACACCGCGCCGCTCTACGTCGGCGCCGGCATCGTACTGATCTCCGTCGTCGTCATGGCCGTTGCCGCACGCCAAGCCGAGTCACCCGCGCGGCAGACTGAGCACTACGCATGA
- a CDS encoding ABC transporter ATP-binding protein codes for MTTRTSAIEVTGLRKSYGHHEVVAGVDLTVPAGSVYALLGPNGAGKTTTVRILSTLLPADAGEARVAGYDVRREADQVRASIGVTGQFSAVDELLTGRENLRLMADLGHLDRRRAQSVVERLLERFELGDAADRRTVTYSGGMKRRLDLAMTLVAGPRLIFLDEPTTGLDPRSRRELWAIVRELVADGVTVFLTTQYLEEADHLADRIGVLDGGRLVAEGTAAELKRLVPGGRIELRAADSERVADLARRLPGASANAEALTVTLPHDGSLAALRRLLDGIDDDAVTGLAVHTPDLDDAFLALTGRPTTDKPSEEVSV; via the coding sequence ATGACTACAAGAACCAGTGCGATCGAGGTCACCGGACTGCGCAAGTCGTACGGCCACCACGAGGTGGTCGCCGGAGTCGACCTCACCGTTCCCGCCGGATCCGTCTACGCTCTGCTCGGGCCCAACGGGGCCGGCAAGACCACCACGGTCCGGATCCTGTCCACGTTGCTCCCCGCGGACGCCGGTGAGGCTCGGGTCGCCGGGTACGACGTACGCCGCGAGGCCGATCAGGTGCGCGCGTCGATCGGAGTGACCGGGCAGTTCTCCGCCGTGGACGAGTTGCTGACCGGGCGGGAAAATCTGCGGCTGATGGCCGACCTCGGCCACCTCGACCGTCGCCGCGCGCAGAGTGTGGTCGAGCGGCTGCTGGAGCGGTTCGAGCTGGGCGATGCCGCCGACCGGCGCACGGTGACGTACTCCGGCGGTATGAAGCGGCGGCTGGACCTGGCGATGACCCTGGTCGCCGGACCGCGGCTGATCTTTCTCGACGAGCCGACCACCGGCCTGGACCCGCGCAGCAGACGTGAACTGTGGGCGATCGTGCGGGAGTTGGTGGCCGACGGGGTGACCGTCTTCCTCACCACCCAGTACCTCGAGGAGGCCGACCACCTCGCCGACCGGATCGGCGTGCTCGACGGGGGCCGACTGGTCGCCGAGGGCACTGCGGCCGAGCTGAAGCGGCTTGTCCCCGGCGGTCGTATCGAGCTTCGGGCCGCCGACAGCGAGCGGGTGGCCGACCTGGCGCGCCGGTTGCCCGGGGCGAGCGCGAACGCCGAGGCACTCACCGTGACCCTGCCGCACGACGGCAGCCTCGCCGCACTGCGACGGCTGCTGGACGGGATCGACGACGACGCGGTCACCGGGCTCGCCGTGCACACCCCGGACCTGGATGACGCGTTCCTGGCCCTCACCGGCCGCCCCACCACCGACAAGCCTTCCGAGGAGGTGTCGGTATGA
- a CDS encoding LysR family transcriptional regulator: protein MNLRQYEYALAVAEEGSMTAAAERLGVTQPSLSQQIGTLEKHLGVQLFTRTPSGVTVTVAGRAFLAEAEIATTASRRAITAARAADGELAGELIMAVHMGLGARQLPQVLGQLRNHHPKLQVTLYEEPDPTDMERLVRQGTLDMILVHRIPAGCAFDTHPLGEEAYVAVLPKGHPLLSDGAALRLEDLASEGWIRFRRASLLDDYLARLLANAGLSPHTVARASQISTAVRLVAQGLGVTVVPASAIPEGFEELACPLLPSLTEPVLVGVRRNPGSAETAMLDHLNQQNWCGTSLLCQPPTA, encoded by the coding sequence ATGAACCTGCGCCAATACGAATACGCCCTGGCCGTCGCGGAGGAGGGCTCCATGACGGCGGCAGCAGAACGTCTGGGGGTCACTCAGCCCTCTCTGTCGCAGCAGATCGGCACCTTGGAGAAGCACCTCGGAGTGCAGCTGTTCACCCGCACCCCGAGCGGGGTGACGGTGACCGTGGCAGGGCGGGCTTTCCTCGCGGAGGCGGAGATCGCGACGACCGCATCCCGGCGTGCCATCACGGCCGCACGCGCCGCCGACGGGGAACTGGCAGGCGAACTCATCATGGCTGTCCACATGGGCCTGGGAGCACGCCAGCTGCCCCAGGTATTGGGGCAGTTGCGCAATCACCACCCGAAGCTGCAGGTGACTCTCTACGAGGAGCCCGATCCCACGGACATGGAACGACTGGTCCGCCAGGGAACCCTCGACATGATCCTCGTGCACCGCATCCCCGCCGGGTGCGCCTTCGACACTCACCCTCTGGGCGAGGAAGCCTACGTAGCCGTCCTGCCGAAGGGTCACCCGCTTCTCTCGGACGGCGCCGCTCTGCGCCTGGAAGACCTGGCGTCAGAGGGATGGATCCGGTTCCGGCGTGCCAGCCTGCTCGACGACTACCTCGCCCGCCTGCTCGCGAACGCGGGCCTCAGCCCGCACACGGTGGCCCGAGCGTCACAGATCTCCACTGCGGTACGGCTCGTGGCGCAGGGCCTGGGCGTCACTGTGGTCCCGGCCTCGGCCATCCCCGAAGGCTTCGAAGAACTGGCCTGCCCGCTACTGCCTTCCCTGACCGAGCCCGTCCTCGTCGGCGTGCGGCGCAATCCGGGTTCGGCGGAGACGGCCATGCTCGACCATCTCAACCAGCAGAACTGGTGCGGTACAAGCCTCCTCTGCCAGCCCCCAACTGCTTGA
- the map gene encoding type I methionyl aminopeptidase — protein sequence MVEIKTDTALDAMREAGRIVAQALAAAREAAGVGVSLRELDEAARTVLTKAGAGSPFLGYQPSFAPTPFPAVLCTSVNDAVAHGVPTDYRLRDGDLVSVDCGAELDGWTGDAAISFTVGTPRPADLALIDATQRALDAGIAAAVPGNRIGDISHAIGAIAEAARCGMPADFGGHGIGRSMHEDPHVPNRGRPRRGFRLRHGLTLAIEPMLMAGGHDDYYTALDGWTLRTTDGSRAAHIEHTIAITEEGPRILTLP from the coding sequence ATGGTGGAGATCAAGACCGACACGGCGCTGGACGCGATGCGGGAAGCCGGGCGCATCGTGGCTCAGGCCCTCGCAGCCGCCCGGGAAGCGGCAGGCGTCGGGGTATCCCTGCGAGAACTGGACGAAGCGGCCCGCACGGTGCTGACCAAGGCCGGGGCCGGCTCGCCCTTCCTCGGCTACCAGCCCTCCTTCGCCCCCACGCCCTTCCCAGCAGTGCTCTGCACCTCGGTCAACGACGCCGTAGCGCATGGAGTCCCCACCGACTACCGGCTGCGCGACGGCGACCTGGTCAGCGTCGACTGTGGTGCCGAACTCGACGGCTGGACCGGAGATGCCGCCATCAGCTTCACCGTCGGCACCCCTCGGCCCGCAGACCTGGCTCTGATCGACGCCACCCAGCGCGCTCTCGACGCGGGCATCGCCGCTGCTGTCCCCGGCAACCGCATCGGCGACATCTCACACGCCATCGGCGCCATCGCCGAAGCGGCCCGCTGCGGCATGCCCGCCGACTTCGGCGGTCACGGCATCGGCCGCAGCATGCACGAAGACCCCCACGTCCCCAACCGAGGACGTCCCCGCCGCGGGTTCCGCCTCCGACACGGTCTGACCCTCGCCATCGAACCCATGCTCATGGCCGGCGGACACGACGACTACTACACCGCACTCGACGGCTGGACCCTCCGCACCACCGACGGCAGCCGAGCAGCCCACATCGAGCACACCATCGCCATCACCGAAGAAGGTCCCCGCATCCTGACTCTGCCCTGA
- a CDS encoding VOC family protein, whose product MSSIKKFQVTFDCAEPERVARFWCEVLGYVAPTPPEGFATWDDFNGSLPPEDRDSWFACSDPSGEGPRLFFQRVPEGKVVKNRVHLDVRAGTGLVGEERLATLQAECARLIALGAVHVLTQLADDENESCITMQDIEGNEFCLD is encoded by the coding sequence ATGTCATCGATCAAGAAGTTCCAAGTCACCTTCGACTGTGCAGAACCAGAGCGCGTCGCTCGTTTCTGGTGCGAGGTGTTGGGGTACGTCGCACCGACGCCACCGGAGGGGTTTGCCACTTGGGACGATTTCAACGGCTCCCTGCCTCCCGAGGACAGGGATTCATGGTTCGCCTGCAGTGATCCCTCGGGTGAGGGCCCGCGACTCTTCTTTCAGCGCGTTCCCGAAGGCAAGGTCGTCAAGAATCGGGTGCATCTTGACGTGCGGGCCGGCACCGGACTCGTGGGTGAAGAGCGCCTGGCCACGCTTCAGGCCGAATGCGCACGACTGATCGCGCTCGGCGCGGTGCACGTGCTCACACAGCTTGCCGATGACGAAAACGAGTCCTGCATCACGATGCAGGACATCGAGGGCAACGAGTTCTGTCTCGACTGA
- a CDS encoding alpha/beta fold hydrolase codes for MAFVLIHGASFGANCWDELIPHLSAEALAVDLPGRGTRTEVDLGTVTLADCADAVREDVEAKDLRDVVLVGHSFAGVTVPRVLDLIPHRIRHVVLVSAVVPADGSRVLDQIDPGVRGLVEQSIADGVYHQTREGAAAMLCNDMDEATAASTLNRLADDSAALLSEAVNLSGYGREIPRTYVHLTRDQCYVEELQQRSIALLRPDVIDLDTGHMAMISAPEELAAVLNAIHG; via the coding sequence ATGGCGTTTGTTCTCATCCATGGGGCAAGCTTCGGCGCGAACTGTTGGGACGAGCTGATCCCCCATCTAAGTGCGGAAGCGCTGGCGGTCGACCTTCCGGGGCGCGGGACCAGAACTGAAGTCGACCTGGGCACGGTCACTCTCGCGGACTGCGCCGATGCGGTGCGCGAGGACGTCGAAGCGAAGGATCTGCGCGACGTGGTTCTGGTCGGTCACTCCTTCGCGGGCGTCACGGTCCCGCGTGTCCTGGACCTCATACCTCACCGGATCCGCCACGTCGTCCTCGTGTCGGCCGTGGTGCCGGCGGACGGTTCCCGGGTGCTTGACCAGATCGATCCGGGGGTGCGGGGGCTGGTGGAGCAGTCCATCGCCGACGGCGTCTACCACCAAACTCGCGAGGGCGCGGCCGCAATGCTGTGCAACGACATGGACGAGGCGACCGCTGCGTCCACCCTGAACCGGCTGGCCGACGACTCGGCCGCCCTGCTGAGCGAAGCTGTGAACTTGAGCGGGTACGGCCGCGAGATCCCCCGGACGTACGTGCACCTCACGCGTGACCAGTGCTACGTCGAGGAACTCCAGCAGCGATCCATCGCGCTGCTACGGCCAGACGTCATCGATCTCGACACCGGCCATATGGCCATGATCAGTGCGCCCGAAGAACTTGCCGCAGTCCTCAACGCCATCCACGGCTGA
- a CDS encoding ABC transporter permease, whose translation MSTARYAVRDSVTMLRRNLKHMARYPSMTVMLIGQPLLFLLLFVHVFGATMGAGLPEAPAGSRGDYLTFITPGILVMTVASVSIGTAVLVATDMTNGITDRFRTMAIAKVSVLSGRVLGAMIQTALALAVIFGVAFLLGLETAASGLQWSGLVGLLVLLSLAMTWFTVALGLASPDAETASNLPMIFVLLPFVGSGFVLVESMPAGLQWFAEHQPFTPIMDAFRGLLAGSPDGSEVLWAIGWCGVIGVVGYLWSRRLYRYRTRAAN comes from the coding sequence ATGAGCACCGCGCGGTACGCCGTTCGTGACTCCGTGACCATGCTGCGTCGCAATCTGAAGCACATGGCCCGGTATCCGTCGATGACGGTGATGCTGATCGGGCAGCCGCTGCTGTTCCTACTGCTGTTCGTCCATGTCTTCGGCGCGACCATGGGCGCCGGTCTGCCCGAAGCCCCGGCAGGGAGCCGTGGCGACTATCTCACGTTCATCACTCCCGGAATCCTGGTCATGACGGTGGCCAGCGTGTCCATCGGCACAGCCGTCCTGGTCGCCACCGACATGACCAACGGGATCACCGACCGGTTCCGGACCATGGCCATCGCCAAGGTCTCGGTGCTCAGCGGCCGCGTGCTCGGTGCGATGATCCAGACCGCGCTCGCGCTCGCGGTCATCTTCGGAGTGGCGTTCCTGCTCGGCCTGGAGACCGCCGCCTCGGGGCTGCAGTGGTCGGGGCTGGTCGGACTGCTCGTGCTGCTGTCGCTCGCGATGACCTGGTTCACCGTGGCTCTCGGGCTGGCAAGCCCGGACGCGGAGACCGCGAGCAACCTGCCGATGATCTTCGTGCTGCTTCCGTTCGTGGGCAGCGGGTTCGTGCTGGTCGAATCGATGCCGGCCGGGTTGCAGTGGTTCGCCGAGCACCAGCCGTTCACTCCGATCATGGACGCCTTCCGCGGTCTGCTGGCGGGTTCACCGGACGGTTCGGAAGTGCTGTGGGCCATCGGCTGGTGTGGGGTGATCGGAGTGGTCGGGTATCTGTGGTCGCGGCGTCTCTACCGGTACCGGACGCGAGCCGCGAACTAG
- a CDS encoding winged helix-turn-helix transcriptional regulator, with protein MSPLHEASADEPVVGVTVPVTVDDHQRCPATEVLRRIGDKWSPVLLSLLAQRSYGFNELDRSVQGLSRRMLVRTLRSLEREGLISRTLHAGTPPRAEYALTDLGRSLRELLTTLGQWAVAHEADVQTARARYDAAY; from the coding sequence ATGTCACCCCTCCACGAAGCTTCGGCAGACGAGCCCGTCGTCGGCGTCACGGTGCCGGTCACGGTCGATGATCACCAGAGGTGTCCGGCGACGGAGGTGCTGCGCCGGATCGGCGACAAGTGGAGCCCGGTGCTGCTGTCGCTTCTGGCGCAGCGCAGTTACGGCTTCAACGAGCTCGACCGGTCGGTCCAGGGCCTCAGCCGCCGCATGCTGGTTCGCACTCTGCGGTCGCTGGAACGCGAAGGGCTCATCAGCCGAACTCTTCATGCCGGCACGCCTCCACGGGCCGAGTACGCCCTGACCGACCTCGGTCGTTCACTACGGGAACTGCTGACCACGCTCGGACAATGGGCAGTTGCCCACGAGGCCGATGTGCAGACCGCACGCGCCCGTTACGACGCCGCATACTGA
- a CDS encoding DUF427 domain-containing protein: MSREKRIPGPDHPIEVVENSSPIRVVTRDGGKVVAETTSAVTLTEAGYPAVHYIPLADVDQALLERTDSHTYCPYKGEASYYSLVTPEKKIADAVWLYEEPFEAVRTITGRVAFYPEHVEITSEAVSN, from the coding sequence ATGTCCCGCGAGAAAAGGATCCCTGGGCCGGACCACCCCATTGAGGTCGTCGAGAACTCCAGTCCGATCCGGGTGGTCACTCGGGACGGCGGGAAAGTCGTCGCCGAGACGACCTCTGCCGTCACTCTGACCGAGGCCGGTTATCCGGCCGTTCATTACATCCCCCTGGCCGATGTCGACCAGGCACTTCTGGAGCGGACGGACTCCCACACCTACTGCCCGTACAAGGGCGAGGCGTCCTACTACAGCCTCGTCACCCCCGAGAAGAAGATCGCCGACGCGGTGTGGCTCTACGAGGAGCCGTTCGAGGCCGTGAGGACGATCACCGGCCGCGTCGCCTTCTACCCCGAGCACGTTGAGATCACCTCCGAGGCCGTCTCCAACTGA
- a CDS encoding MerR family transcriptional regulator: MLTIGELASYAGVTVRAVRHYHAKGLLPEPERDHSGYRRYDAGAVVELIKIRTLAEAGVPLRRVRELLQADEEDFAEAIADIDRRLRAEIRERQRHREHIARLASGDNLALPPEVVDFLDRLRALGVDERIVRVERDGWIPLAAHSPERIPEWMARKREQLADPQLIDFYLTLGQALDRTDDDPRLVELADQLAAYITRMADEQGEGYVDDADIEPPFVKLMDTLAFDTAPPARRLIELLKERGWTGWTKLERVAPARGAAGPRREDTAVRRSQRER, from the coding sequence ATGCTGACCATCGGCGAGCTGGCGTCGTACGCCGGAGTGACTGTGCGCGCGGTGAGGCACTACCACGCCAAGGGGCTGCTGCCGGAGCCGGAGCGGGACCACTCCGGCTACCGGAGGTACGACGCCGGCGCCGTGGTCGAGCTGATCAAGATCCGGACCCTCGCCGAGGCCGGGGTTCCGCTGAGGCGCGTACGTGAGCTGCTGCAGGCGGACGAGGAGGACTTCGCCGAGGCGATCGCGGACATCGACAGACGACTGCGGGCGGAGATCCGGGAACGGCAGCGACACCGCGAGCACATCGCACGCCTCGCCTCCGGGGACAACCTGGCGCTGCCCCCGGAGGTGGTCGACTTCCTCGACCGGCTGCGGGCGCTCGGCGTCGACGAGCGGATCGTACGGGTCGAACGCGACGGCTGGATCCCACTGGCCGCGCACTCGCCCGAGCGGATTCCGGAGTGGATGGCGCGCAAGCGGGAGCAGCTCGCCGACCCGCAGCTCATCGACTTCTATCTCACCCTGGGCCAGGCCCTCGACCGGACCGACGACGACCCACGGCTGGTCGAGCTGGCCGACCAGTTGGCCGCGTACATCACGCGGATGGCCGACGAACAGGGCGAGGGCTACGTCGACGATGCCGACATCGAGCCACCGTTCGTCAAGCTGATGGACACGCTCGCGTTCGACACCGCGCCGCCGGCCCGTCGGCTGATCGAGCTGCTGAAGGAGCGAGGCTGGACCGGCTGGACCAAACTCGAGCGCGTGGCCCCAGCACGGGGTGCTGCCGGACCACGACGGGAAGACACCGCGGTGCGGCGCTCGCAGCGTGAGCGGTGA
- a CDS encoding MbtH family protein, translated as MTNPFEDQDANYLVLKNEEGQFSLWPTFVDVPDGWESVFGEAARQACLDFIEQTWTDMRPQSLIDAMNGG; from the coding sequence ATGACGAACCCTTTTGAGGACCAGGACGCCAACTACCTTGTTCTGAAGAACGAGGAGGGTCAGTTCTCGCTTTGGCCCACATTCGTCGACGTGCCGGACGGGTGGGAGTCGGTCTTCGGAGAGGCAGCCCGTCAGGCATGCCTTGACTTCATCGAGCAGACCTGGACCGACATGCGCCCCCAGAGCTTGATAGACGCCATGAACGGCGGCTGA
- a CDS encoding SDR family NAD(P)-dependent oxidoreductase translates to MSGRTYRGAHPAQPPGPESLRPISARAVRHLFLFEEHTMDFESKSVLITGAGSRGGIGAATAHAFARDGASVVITGRNAERGAEVVDDITAGGGKARFILADLSDLADVERLAKEAGEIDVLVNNAASYRASIKPTLDQDSEANAESWNTNVRANFVLSTRLVRGMIERGGGNIVNISSIAAAIAMPHMATYGAQKAAVESFTRSWAAEWGQYGIRVNAVAPGNVNSDNVVNFIGADQFKTWSEVNPLKRNATPEELGEVIAFVASERASFVTGQVIVADGGRLAV, encoded by the coding sequence ATGTCAGGCCGGACCTACCGTGGTGCACACCCAGCGCAGCCACCAGGGCCGGAAAGTCTCCGCCCGATCTCGGCGCGCGCCGTCAGACATCTTTTTCTTTTCGAGGAGCACACAATGGATTTCGAGAGCAAGAGCGTTCTGATTACGGGTGCGGGGTCGCGAGGAGGTATCGGCGCCGCGACGGCGCACGCGTTCGCACGCGACGGAGCGTCGGTGGTGATCACCGGCCGCAACGCTGAGCGCGGGGCCGAGGTGGTGGACGACATCACCGCCGGCGGAGGAAAGGCCCGGTTCATTCTCGCTGATCTGAGTGATCTCGCCGACGTCGAGCGATTGGCCAAGGAGGCGGGTGAAATCGACGTGCTGGTCAACAACGCGGCAAGCTACAGGGCCAGCATCAAGCCGACCCTCGACCAGGACAGCGAAGCGAACGCGGAGTCATGGAACACCAACGTGCGCGCCAACTTCGTCCTCAGCACACGACTCGTCCGGGGGATGATCGAGCGGGGTGGCGGCAACATCGTCAACATCAGCAGTATCGCCGCCGCGATCGCCATGCCGCACATGGCGACGTATGGAGCGCAGAAGGCGGCCGTCGAATCCTTCACCCGTAGTTGGGCCGCGGAGTGGGGCCAGTACGGCATACGCGTCAACGCGGTGGCTCCTGGGAACGTGAACAGCGACAACGTGGTGAACTTCATCGGCGCCGACCAGTTCAAGACCTGGTCCGAGGTCAACCCGCTCAAGCGCAACGCCACGCCCGAGGAACTCGGCGAGGTCATCGCGTTCGTGGCGAGCGAGCGCGCGAGCTTCGTCACCGGCCAGGTGATCGTGGCCGACGGTGGTCGCCTCGCCGTCTGA